A single Xylella taiwanensis DNA region contains:
- the nuoF gene encoding NADH-quinone oxidoreductase subunit NuoF, which yields MAQPHVSKGPVGPAPQPHQVVYTTLHYETPWSYESYLKTGGYAALRKIFEERMLPEQVIEMVKQSNLRGRGGAGFPTGLKWSFMPKGTMQKYILCNSDESEPGTCKDRDILRYNPHSVVEGMAIACYATGATVGYNYLRGEFHHEPFEHFEQALADAYTHGWLGKNILGSGVDIDIYTALGAGAYICGEETALMESLEGKKGQPRYKPPFPANFGLYGKPSTINNTETYASVPAIIRNGPEWFLSLSKTKNGGPKIFSVSGCVQQGGNFEVPLGTTFDELLEMAGGLRPGRVLKAAIPGGVSMPVLKADQLKGLPLDYDTLRVLGTGLGSGGIVVLDDSVCCVRFACRISQFFYKESCGQCTPCREGTGWMYRVLERIVAAQGTMEDLHQLKTVAGQIEGHTICAFGEAAAWPIQGFLRQFWDEFEYYIVHGRSIVDDKVRVAA from the coding sequence ATGGCACAGCCTCACGTATCCAAGGGGCCGGTTGGCCCGGCGCCCCAACCTCACCAAGTGGTCTATACCACGTTGCACTATGAAACCCCGTGGTCGTATGAGAGTTACTTAAAGACCGGCGGTTACGCCGCGTTGCGCAAGATTTTTGAAGAGAGGATGTTGCCGGAGCAGGTCATTGAGATGGTCAAGCAGTCGAACCTGCGGGGCCGTGGTGGTGCGGGCTTTCCGACGGGCCTTAAATGGTCCTTCATGCCGAAGGGCACCATGCAAAAATACATCTTGTGTAACTCTGACGAGTCCGAGCCGGGAACCTGTAAGGATCGTGACATCCTGCGCTATAACCCGCATTCCGTGGTGGAGGGGATGGCGATTGCATGTTACGCCACCGGTGCGACCGTGGGTTACAACTATTTGCGCGGTGAGTTCCACCACGAGCCGTTCGAGCATTTTGAGCAAGCGTTGGCTGATGCTTACACGCATGGTTGGCTTGGCAAGAACATTTTAGGAAGCGGTGTTGATATCGATATCTACACCGCTCTTGGTGCGGGTGCTTATATCTGCGGCGAAGAGACTGCACTGATGGAGTCCCTGGAAGGCAAGAAGGGACAGCCTCGCTACAAGCCGCCATTTCCAGCCAATTTCGGTTTGTATGGCAAGCCATCGACGATCAATAACACTGAGACGTACGCTTCAGTGCCAGCGATTATCCGCAATGGTCCGGAATGGTTTCTGTCTTTAAGCAAGACCAAGAACGGCGGCCCGAAGATCTTTTCGGTCTCAGGGTGCGTGCAGCAAGGGGGTAACTTCGAGGTGCCGTTAGGCACCACCTTCGACGAACTGTTGGAGATGGCCGGTGGCCTGCGTCCAGGCCGCGTTCTGAAAGCGGCAATCCCAGGGGGGGTGTCGATGCCGGTATTGAAAGCTGACCAGCTGAAAGGCCTTCCGCTGGACTATGACACCCTGCGTGTGCTAGGCACGGGCTTGGGCTCGGGAGGGATCGTGGTTCTTGACGACAGTGTTTGTTGTGTCCGTTTTGCCTGCCGCATCTCGCAGTTTTTTTATAAAGAATCTTGTGGCCAATGCACTCCGTGCCGTGAGGGGACTGGTTGGATGTACCGCGTTTTGGAACGTATCGTCGCCGCTCAGGGCACGATGGAAGATCTGCACCAGCTGAAGACAGTGGCGGGACAGATTGAGGGGCATACCATTTGCGCGTTTGGCGAGGCAGCGGCTTGGCCGATTCAAGGGTTCCTGCGCCAATTTTGGGATGAATTCGAGTACTACATTGTTCATGGCCGGTCGATTGTTGACGACAAGGTGAGAGTGGCTGCATGA
- the nuoG gene encoding NADH-quinone oxidoreductase subunit NuoG — translation MSAQPVNPEVPPDRVTIEIDGQHLVVPKGSMIIQAADNAGIPIPRFCYHEKLPIAANCRMCLVDIEKVPKPSPACATPVMEGMKIRTRSEKALHYQRSVMEFLLINHPLDCPICDQGGECELQDVSMGYGRSVSRFNERKRVVPDEDIGPLVATEMTRCIQCTRCVRFTADIAGTYELGGMYRGENLQIGTYDGKPLITELSGNVVDVCPVGALTNKVFQFRARPWELMACQSLGYHDAMGSNLFLHVRQGEVLRTVPRDNEQVNECWLSDRDRYSHQGLYATDRAVKPLKKIGDAWCEVSWAEGVSAAAEILRAYRGDALGVLVHPATSNEEGALLTRLAAGLGTGHLDHRIFNRDFSDAAVAEPFALPLAEIGNADLVVLFGSNVRQELPLLHARLRKAVTCNDARVYAVNPVDFDFTFSLTGKYIVPPSQLANALSDEVLLNAAKAAARVVIVVGALAENHPQAAALRAAARQFAEITGAALCRIPQGANSVGLTQHGVLPTGHDAAAMLVEPCQAYVLYGIEPGLDFADTATARTALHGAKVVAFSHFACASTRDVADVILPIGLLPEIDATLTNLNGRAQVAKPGGKLPIEAREGWRVLRALGGELGLSGFDFVDLAGLRAEVRPHPVVPTTSAQPVTAEEGLEVAATPAIYRTDAVVRRAAALQSHPLNVAPALALHPEQAVQLQVVAGQMVKVGAAAGQATLPVVLDKRVALGTVWIETGHGATAPIGAGRVTMVAV, via the coding sequence ATGAGTGCGCAACCTGTGAATCCTGAAGTGCCGCCCGATCGTGTCACCATCGAGATCGATGGCCAGCATCTGGTTGTACCGAAAGGCTCGATGATTATCCAGGCGGCTGATAACGCTGGTATCCCGATCCCGCGTTTTTGTTACCACGAGAAGTTGCCCATCGCGGCCAACTGCCGCATGTGTCTTGTCGATATCGAGAAGGTGCCGAAGCCATCACCAGCGTGTGCTACGCCGGTGATGGAGGGGATGAAAATCCGCACGCGCAGCGAAAAGGCACTGCACTATCAGCGGAGTGTGATGGAATTTCTGCTGATTAATCATCCGTTGGATTGTCCGATTTGCGACCAGGGAGGGGAGTGTGAGTTGCAGGACGTCTCGATGGGTTATGGACGCTCGGTCAGCCGTTTCAATGAGCGTAAACGGGTGGTGCCGGATGAGGACATTGGTCCGTTGGTCGCGACCGAGATGACCCGCTGTATTCAATGCACACGGTGCGTGCGCTTCACTGCCGACATCGCCGGTACCTACGAGTTAGGCGGTATGTACCGTGGAGAGAATCTGCAAATCGGTACTTACGACGGCAAGCCTCTAATCACTGAACTGTCTGGCAATGTGGTCGATGTGTGTCCGGTCGGTGCACTGACCAACAAGGTGTTTCAGTTCCGTGCCAGGCCGTGGGAACTGATGGCATGCCAGTCGCTGGGGTATCACGATGCGATGGGTTCCAACTTGTTTCTGCATGTGCGTCAGGGTGAAGTGCTGCGTACAGTGCCGCGTGACAATGAGCAGGTGAACGAGTGTTGGTTATCTGACCGTGATCGCTACTCGCATCAGGGGTTGTACGCGACTGACCGCGCGGTCAAGCCGCTGAAGAAGATCGGTGACGCATGGTGCGAAGTGAGTTGGGCCGAAGGTGTGTCCGCGGCTGCTGAGATCTTGCGTGCTTATCGTGGCGACGCGCTTGGTGTGTTGGTGCATCCCGCGACTTCGAATGAGGAGGGCGCGCTGCTGACACGTCTGGCGGCGGGGCTGGGCACGGGTCATCTTGATCATCGCATCTTCAACCGTGACTTTTCCGATGCTGCCGTGGCCGAGCCGTTTGCGTTGCCGTTGGCAGAGATCGGCAACGCTGATCTAGTCGTATTGTTTGGAAGCAACGTGCGTCAGGAGTTGCCGTTGCTGCATGCTCGTCTGCGCAAAGCGGTCACTTGCAACGACGCCAGAGTGTACGCGGTGAATCCGGTCGATTTCGATTTCACCTTTTCGCTGACTGGGAAGTACATCGTTCCCCCGTCGCAGTTGGCCAATGCGTTGTCCGATGAGGTCCTGCTCAATGCGGCAAAAGCTGCTGCCCGCGTGGTGATTGTGGTCGGTGCATTGGCCGAGAATCATCCCCAAGCCGCCGCATTGCGTGCTGCCGCGCGGCAGTTTGCTGAGATTACCGGTGCGGCGTTGTGTCGCATCCCACAAGGGGCTAACTCGGTTGGACTCACCCAGCACGGCGTGTTGCCAACAGGGCATGATGCTGCGGCGATGCTCGTCGAGCCTTGTCAGGCTTATGTGTTGTACGGGATCGAGCCGGGTTTGGACTTTGCTGACACTGCGACCGCACGTACCGCACTGCATGGCGCCAAGGTGGTCGCGTTCAGTCACTTTGCTTGTGCCTCGACCCGTGATGTGGCGGATGTCATCCTGCCGATTGGCTTGTTGCCTGAGATCGATGCGACGCTGACCAATCTCAATGGCCGCGCTCAGGTGGCCAAACCAGGTGGCAAGTTACCGATTGAAGCCCGTGAGGGTTGGCGTGTGCTGCGTGCCTTGGGAGGTGAATTGGGCCTATCGGGCTTTGATTTTGTCGACTTGGCTGGTCTGCGCGCTGAGGTGCGGCCGCACCCTGTTGTTCCTACGACATCGGCACAGCCGGTGACAGCGGAGGAAGGGTTGGAAGTGGCGGCGACACCAGCGATTTATCGCACTGATGCCGTCGTACGCCGTGCTGCTGCGTTGCAGTCGCATCCGCTGAATGTTGCTCCGGCGTTGGCTTTACATCCAGAGCAGGCGGTGCAGTTGCAAGTGGTCGCTGGTCAGATGGTCAAGGTAGGTGCTGCTGCCGGTCAAGCGACGCTGCCAGTGGTGTTGGACAAGCGCGTCGCCCTGGGTACGGTCTGGATCGAAACCGGCCACGGTGCTACCGCTCCAATCGGTGCTGGTCGCGTCACGATGGTGGCTGTATGA